In the genome of Juglans microcarpa x Juglans regia isolate MS1-56 chromosome 6S, Jm3101_v1.0, whole genome shotgun sequence, the window TTGAGCTGTAGAAAACAGATACGAGAGGACTGAGTACTCACAGTGCTTCTCCTCTGCTCAGCACCAATAGCCAAACCGAAAGCGATGATATCAAAGATGAAGACTGTAATCAAAATCAACTTGGAAGCCATGAATGAAGCTTCAAGAATCAAAACCCAACTAGATCTACCTTTACTCTCTGCCCTTCTCTTACTCTATCTAGTTTATCTCTCCAGCTCTAAATATACGAAAATCCCCGGCAAACGAACGACACAAACGATTTACCAAAAAGACAACAACATCACGCCAAATGATTGAAAATACATCTTTCACCTGCAACTTCTAAATTCCGAAAATGCCCCCCAAAAAGAACAACTCTATCTGTTGATGGCACCGCCAAATTCACTATTGCCTTGCttacaacaataaatatatattatctaatatttataattattatagttCTGAAAATAaccataaaaaagtaaaatcatctCGTAATTCTCAATTAATTGGCGGTAGGTATTTGTTGTAGATGTATTAATGTGCATTTAATTTGGGTAGTTGAATAGAAGGGGCAATTGAGGTATTTTGACATTCCCAGGAGGTATAACTGTATTAGTACGCAACTGACGGTGTCGGTGCGGGGGAAATGGGAAGAGTGTGGAAGAAGAGAGTGGGGCCCTCGAtgatgcttcttcttcttcttcttatgaCGTAAGGGGAATCGATGGATGGGCTTTATTTATTCCTTTTCTACTTTCTAAAATTGACCCGAcccaaaaagatccaacggCTGGTGTCTGGGCTACCTTTGGATCCGTGAGATTTACGAAAGAGTTGGAAGGTGAAAAATCGAACCCCTAGAGCTTTCATTGCTGGTCCCCTTTCGCTGTCATTTGGGCCTTTGCTTGGGCCTTTCTCCATCCGCTCTTCTGTACACTTGCTTAAAGTTCACGTGAtccatttaatattttattttttttccctttaattataatttagacAGAATTAAAAATGTCTGaggttgtgtttgaatattaaactgagttgagttgagttgagttgagtttagttgagatgataaaatattgttaaaatattattttttaatattattattattttaaaatttaaaaaagttgaattgtttattatattttgtattagaatttgaaaaaattataatgatgagttgagatgattttaagatCCAAACAATCCTGCATTTCCAATTAATATAACTATTCTATAATTCTATGCTCTAAGCAATTTATgtaactaagaaaaaaaataagatgcatgatacacacacacacacacacacacacacatatataaatatatatatatatatatatatatatatatatatatatatatatatatatatcacgcCATATTTAAAGTCGAAATTCATTTTAGAgtattatcttttattaaaacTCTAAAGTTTAATAGAGAAATTTTTTTGGCTATAatcaaatttgataaaaatagactcacaaaatgataaaaaaaaaataagatgcatgatatatatatatatatatatatatatatatatatatatatatatatcacgcCATATTAAACGCGAAAATTCATTTTAgagttttatcttttattaaaactctaaagtttaaactttaaagtgGTAATCTCGTAGAGAGATATCAATacataaaatgagttttttaatagagaaattttttagataaaatcaaATTTGATAAAAGTAGACTcacaaaattaataatgtagtatattagattgtaaagttaattttattgtgaaataaatttaacgaatcatatgaaatcacgtcaatttcatgtaaattttacttttataaaatgtctTTGCGGCTGTTATAACACTTATCTTCGTATACTgtcaaaaaaattccaaaaaacaacaataaatgTTATGTTGCCAGAAGCTCAAAGCTAAGTTGTTTTCTCCCATAACCACAGagaatattattcttttaccattcatgcatgatcattaACCTTTTGATACGCAAAAGATTTTTACGTAATTTACACATGGAAACAAGTGATACACTTccttatcttctttttttttttacgttcctgcaaatattcaaatcattgaTCTTTTTAGCTATGATGCATGATCAATAAGTACTGTTGAAACGTAAGATCAACATCATGATGAACCTAACATGGAAACAAGTGATCATATTAATGCATAAATATTCCTTTCGTGATCACTATGCATATGATATATACACAATGCATGATCACCCCCTATCCCTCCTCTTTTCTCCTCCTTTTTGTGGCGATGaccaattaaagagaaaagaaagcgTCAACGTGGAAGAAAGCCTCAAAGtggtaacaaaaaaaatatatactcgATCCCTTCTTGTTTTGCATGTTTCTAGCTAGCTCCATCCCGTTTACTATTCGATCGATGGGCAAAGTAGTACCACTTTTTGCATTCCAAACATGAAaccttttgtttaattttgagTTCAAATTAgttaagaatgataaaaaataaaagaaatattacatTTGTAGTTTTAGGTTACTTTTGCattttctctttgaaaaaattaaatgaaaatgatactctcaccGACAAAATATACCGACACTTTGTATtgattagtgtttttttttttttttttgtctaaagcATTTgcgtgtatttattttttagtatttatttaaaaaaatactcacacaaatgattttaaaaaaacattaacaCTATCGATCGGTACAAAGTGTAGGTATACTGGGTCGGAGGATGTACCACcgtcctttaaaaaaatgaataaatctcGTACCTACATtataaacaattatttttttgataataaattttatttttttcaaataaagtatgtaaaatttatacacactaaaattatatataacattactcaaaataaaatgacgAATGCTATGcataagttactattcactctcacactccatgtttatagctttttcataagatgtgaagatattttttataagatatgaaaatattttttaaaaaatatgaggtgTAAGATAGTAAATAGTTGAATAAGAAAATGTTCAATTGTGAGACAGTCACGTGTGGATATTGCTGAACTCCTCCAGAATGGCCTCCATttcttataactaataatttaaatttagaaacgctatttttttttctttttatacaagaGGTGGGGAGTTTCGAACCAAGTTTTTCGTTTGAAGAACTTGATCATATGCCATTAGGCTATTAGGCTTTTGGCTGAGAAATGCTATTTATCATTCCTATACTacacatcaacatgtaattttatattttttatattctatttaaacacatatttagACATCAATATTTGTGGAAAAATTCTATTAAGCATctcacaccacatttttttttttctcttatcaaatgtatggtgtatagatgatgagtaaatgaattcaattagtttaaaaagaagaaaaccaaaaaaaaaaaaaaaagtatggcgTATAATGTGTAGGGATATGAGTAGCAAAagtcatttttcatttaaataatctGGTTTTGGTCTTACAATTTATATgggttaaaattttatttaaagaaaaaaaaaaaaaaaaaaagaagacttgGCTTTACCAAAGATTGCattatttgtattttcaaaactatatataatccaatcgaagtgattttttttttcctttttgatcaTTATATTTAGATTGGAAAACTCTACAAGGATCAAAATCTATTGGCTGCATATGATGAAATTAACGATTGCTGTGAATGCATCATCTCCAATTTTGCCCAGATTTGCAAACAAAGATACATATCTAATTGTTTTAATTACAGGAGGGTTTTCCTCCATTCAGGTTCGTCAATAGGCTGATATTCATGATATTATCATCTAATTCATCAATGCAGCGACGTACATTCCCTGGCTATTGATGTTCGCCAAGCCTTGGCGAATTTGATATTTGCAGCCTCCAGATATGGTGAACTGCCAGTACTACATTCTTTGCGTTGCTTTTTCGGAGAGCGTTATGGTCGTGAATTCGAAATAGCCAATGTTGAATTACATCGTGAAAATATGGTGAGTTCTCAGATAAAGTTGAACCTATGCAGAAATTTGGTGGCAGATGATGAGAAACTCAAATTGATAAGCGAAATAGCTAAAGAACACTCTCATTTTCTGGGGTTCTGGGATTGTCAACAAAGCTCCAATATGCAATGCCATAAGGTAGGTTGACAGTAGTATCCATGAACGAGTTTTCCTCACTCGATCGTATCTTTTACACTCTTAAAAAAAGTCTATTTGATGCCCTCTATTCTAGATAAATAGCCTCTCTCACACAGAGTTCAAGCCTGCTCAAAGAGCTGAAGTTTTGGATTTGGACATATTTGAAATGTATCCCGACAATGACTCGGGCAATAGTAATGGTACTCCAGGTAGTTCTAACCGGGTGAAGATAGACGTACATGTACCTAAAGTGGAATATAAAGAGGCGTTATCTGCTAGGACTTCCTCAGATGGTATGACAGCAACCCCTAGGATGAGTATTGTATATCTTGATGATGACTTGGACGAGAAGTCAGTGAACCAAGAACACTGCAGCATGCCTCAGATTGATATTGCCCGTACTAGTTTGGATTCATGGGGTGGAAATGCAGGCTCAGTGACTGATCCGAGAACTGGTCTAGCCAACAAATGTTCCAGCGACAAAACTGCATCACCCAACCTTCAGTCCTGGCCTTGCTCCGAGCGAGATAACGTGGGAAAGAATGGAGGGAAGATTGTCAAAGGTCGCCATCCATTTCGCAGCCCAAATGATGAACTGCGGAAGAGCAGACAATGTTGCGTGAGTCATGTCCACCCAAATCTTCCAAACAATGAAGATGTGGTGGCCATACTTACAGATATCGATGCAGGGTATAATATGGGagataataatcaaatcaatTCAGATATTATcctgatttgattttcataattattcatgaaaatcaaatcagaataataatcaaatatattatcTCCAATAGAATATGGTTAGTACCTTTAGATAATTTACAGGAtagatattttagttttttttaatcgtGTACCATTTGATGGatgtcatttctttttttatgcatttctgCTCTAACTTTTAGGCAGCGTTTACACCCTCGGTGATGTTCTAGGAGGGAAGCCTTTGATGGGCTATGTCAGAAGGTTGGAAAGAAAGATGATGGTAAACAAGGTAGAAGGCCATTTCTCCAGGATATCGCTTGTCATATATGGAACATCTCAATGATGATAACGTTTCCACCCTTTTAATCATAAAAGTCCAGTGTGTGTGTCGTGTAAAAGTTTGAATCCATCCCAACCTGATACATATCCAGATTGACAAAATCTTTGGAATAAGTATATTGAATGGAAATAAGAGAGATTCTCCCAGCAACaaaatgattaatgaagtaGCCCCAGAACGCCAACCATGAATTGTTGCTGGGCTTTATGGTACAtacaacagatttttttaaattggaatacataattaaaaaaatacactccCAAATGTATATCCAAGCAAATTCAAAACGTATACATATGAGATCACCTGTTTAAAACTTTGACTCTTAAAATTCAGATGCCTAACATTCAAAATCCCCATATGGCAGCAAAACCCAAAGCCTTATTATCACGATTCACGAGAGCTCTCAATGTTCTTCCAATCAATAGCTGTATGGCACATATCAGCAACATGATCAAACAATTATTGCAAGTTACCTCTTTCTTTCTCATGAATAAACAATAATCTAAGCAAAGGTATCATGGATTGGTGTGAACAAATAAGCTGCTGGCACAGAGATCAACCAACCACCTCAGGATCAATTCATGAGTGACTTTCAGcttttttccttccaaacaAAAGAAGCCTTCTAAACCCCTTGTTAGGTTTAGTTGAGTTCTCATCACTGCCCCATTTCTTCCTGGAATGGACTGTCCCTGACACTGTGCCATCATTTGAGGGTGGAGTCGAAATTTCTATCTCAGAAATTCCAGGCGAGAGTGGAACATTTTCATTTGTTGCTTCATTTGCTTCAAGATTCTCAGCAGAAGCAATCGAACCTTTGTTAAGTGACACTGGCATAGGCTGTATAGCAATATCAGGAATATGGTCGCAGGGACCTTCAGAAAGTGTTTTTTCTTCAATATGAACGGAAGATGCTTTAGATAATCCATCAACATTACTTTCTAGCTGATCCAAGTGCGGAATATGATCTGGAGGCACAGACGAGGCCACATTGAGTGAATTTCCACTGCAAATTCCATCACCCAAGCTAACCAAATGTGAAATCGAATTTTCACCATTCTTCTCAGTTGAAGATGTACCGTGCAGCTCCTTAACGTCTTTCAGATCAAGGGCATCATTAGCTGGAGTCATCTGTGCAGCTGATGACTTCACGGGCAATTCTGCAGTGGAATTCATGCAATCCTTTGCTTGGACATCAGAGTCCGAAGAAAGTGCCTGATTTGAATTCTTTGGGACCTCCATCTCCTCTGAAGGTTTGACTTTGTTTGGACTTGCTTTCTTATTCTCTGCACCAGCAGTCTTCTTTGGGAAGTTGTTGGCACCTGCACCAGTTGGCTTCAAGGTTGATTTTTTGGGTGGCTCCGATTTTGATTGAGTCGATGAGACCTGTATCCGTGCAGTTGCAAGGCGATCTATGGTGGAATTCCTAAGAACTGGCTTTTGTAGTTTCTTGGCCTCTTGGATTGAGGTCTGGATTTTAGGCTTCTCAATCTTCGTGGAAGCCATAGCAGTCTTATTTACAATAGCTGTACTTTTAGTTATTGCAGCTCTAGATCCGCTAGAAGCACTTCTTTCAGCTATTCTCTTCTGGCGTTGAAGCAGCAACTCTtccattctctttcttttttcttcttcctattGGATGAGAGCCAAAAGAGAGATTAAAATCAGTAGaaataaaaagggaaagaagTTGATTGATAACCATAGTAACTAATTGCCTAAAAACTCCCAAGAAATTGGAATATTTTCAGGAATTCAAAGAACATATTCGGGTTGCAGTGGGACAAAACATACAATCAAGCCATAGCCAAAATGACTGGAAGAGAGGTAGGAAAAACATGATTACCATTTCATGATATTTGATAAAGATTATCTCCTAGctttaacaaaatttcaaaatgaaattAGATTACTCTAAATGATAAGAAAAACATAATGGACTTGTGCTTCCATGTCAAACATTATAAACAACTCCCAAGTTTTGTTGGACATTTATATGCTCCCTCACATCTGCTTCCCTTGTGAGAGTGCTCGTGCCTCGTACCAATGAGTCACTTCACTTCCTTATAGTagaaagaatgaaagatgaaagcAAAGGCTTGAAAGTTCCTATTTTTTCAGATAACAGGATGGGGATCTGAACCCAGATTTCATCCTTGAGATATCAAGATTAATACTTTAGTAAAGGTCATTCACTCCAATTTAGCATTTCAACTCCAAGCTTGAAAGTTATTATAAACAAAGGAAACCATAATATTCGTCAATAGAACCTAAATGTTCGTCAAATACCTTTTCAAATTTGCTCTTTGGAACTGATGATTGGCTTCCAGAAGATGGTTTCTTGCTCCCCGATATAATGTTAGGATTTCTTTTCCCAAGGGATCCATTTAAAAGTTTAGATTTTCCTTTGCTCTCAGGAGACGCATCAGGTTTACCTTTTGTACCCTTACCATTAGAAGGCAGCTTATCATCAACACAGCTAGCTGTTTCACTCTCAGAATGCCTTTTATTGGCTGCAgttgataaaatgttattttcataATCCATTTCTGGTGTCCAAGATGCCAGAGCATGCTCCACAGTTGAATTGCGATCAAGCACCATGTAAAGGTCATCTGGCTCGTGAGTGGCAATGGCTTCAGGCCTATTGTGTGCAATTTCAGGTGTCCCATTTTCACATTGAGTAGCTCCAACAATGTCCGCAACAATGCTCATGTCAGTCCTTAACTGCAAATGAAATTCATTATCTAATGATCGAGCTTGAACCATGAATGAGTCATCAGCTAAAACATCTTTATTGTTCTTTTCAGCAGCTACCAGTGCATTGTAAACGCCATCAAACATGTTGAGATCTTTGCTTTCATCCTGATTTGATGATTTATCTTGTTGGCTGGTTATGAACCAGTCTCCTTCTTTTTGACATTTGATTATGGAAGATTCAGTACCACAATCAGATTGAATAGCATGGGAATGATTCCCTGACACTTTAATTCTCGGTAAAAACAACAATCCTTCAGTTGTGCTATCTGCTTTCCTAATAgctggatgaacattttcatcaACTTCAAAGTTCCCAAGGTGAGTTTTCTCCTCCATACCCATATTTCTCTCTGTTACAACAAAGGAATCACTTGGTaccatttctttctttgtagCTTTCTCTTGTTCCAGGTTAAAGGCCTTTCCCTCTTCAGAGTACTTAGTCATAAAATAGTCCTCCTGAACCTCTACAGAGTTTGGCTCTGTAATTGTATCATCTCTCATAAGAAGATTTTGGAAAGCATCCCAGTCGTCATTTCTCTTTTGTCCCTTGGAAGTATTTGTAACTCCATTCGTAATTTTCTGATCAGTGGGATCATTTGAGCCATCTACAATGCCAGGAAGCTTGACCCCCACTTGTTTCTTATGATGGCGTGAGGCTGACTTATGTCTTCGCTCTAATGTTTCAACTGCTTCCTCCACTTGTTGTTTGAGTGAATCCCCATTGATGACTGCATCCTCATCAGATGAATTCCCCTCAGAGATGGTGCCCTTCTCTCCATCCCTCATAGAGGTTATGTAATTGATATTTCGAATGACAACTTTTCTTGAGGACTTCTTACCGTTCTTTTTATGTGGCTGCTCTTTTGAAGAGGTTTTTCTTCCATGATCCAAATCATCATCTGATTCACTCTCAGAACAGGAGTCACTGGATTCAGTGAATGCATCTTGTTCTGAAGTTTCCAGTACTTTACTGTGCGgaagtttctttttatttctataaGCTGATTTATGACTCCGATGATTATTTATCTCCTGATCGAGACCAAGACTAGAATCTTCCACATTTGAAGTCCATTGCATATTCCCAGGATAATATGAAGGAGGAGGCTGCATACCAGGAAAAACATAGTTTGGATATGGGGGCATTTGTTGAAATACGGGACCCTGAAAATTGTGCATGTACTGAGGAAGATGGTTCAACCATGAGATTGGTACTTGACCTCTCCCATTTGTTGATGGAATTTGAGCTGATGCCGGCAAGCTATTATCTGCACAAAACAGTTTCTTCATAGTCGGCAATTTCAACATAAGCTGcagtcaaaaatatttttctgtacAGAGCACATTtaaggtgaaaaaaaaagtcTGTATGAAATAAGAGTGCATAAATTTACAATTGCTTGGTCTTGGGAAATCtaaagttttgagttttgaccCGCACCAGGTTAAGATGTAATTTTTGTGTGCAAAATGTCATGTCATCAGAAGTGCAATTCATACTCTATGGAATGTTCAGCAAACAATATTTCTAGTTCAGCTCTTATCCAAACTAATCCTGAAATAACATAAGATCAATTTTGAACTGTTTTTTTTCCACATCAGGTTTTTCTAtactcaattaatttataacaaGTTTGGACTAGCATGCAGTTTGCAACTTCTTTCTGTATTATATTTAGCATGTCTggaatatacacacacatgcacacatatATCTATGTTTAtctgtatgtatgtatgtatatatataggtgtgtgtgtgtgtgaggaaTATAGATAGCAAACTGTGTGTGTGTGAGGAATATAGATAGCAAACTAGAATAATTAGTATCTAATTCatttaagaaattagaaataatataaacaacATATATCTTGAAGAGCCAAAACTCTTTGAATTTGAGGATCACTGTGGACTGCCATAATCAACCCATGTTTCATTTACATATAAACTTCTCATTTGTCAAGAAGCTTCTATGGATTGTGTCACAAGTCAAAACATGT includes:
- the LOC121237414 gene encoding COP1-interacting protein 7-like isoform X1, which encodes MDSATLLDHVLFQLTPTRTRCDLVIFAGGQSEKLASGLLEPFVLHLKCAKDQISRGGYSITLRPSGSYAYWFTKATLQRFVRFVSTPEVLERFVTVEREIVQIENSIQSSESIEADGNGSVADGNSKRAITFSGSKGESNGKGDGVTEENSKIRLQRALETRKAMLRKEQAMAYARALVAGFDLNYIDHLISFADAFGASRLREACINFIDLCKKKNEDRLWVDEIAAMQASSHSELPYLGTSGIMLASEDLDDNQNLMINVHPNSLSGGKQNGSVDASVSDSTASHGSLDVGQDNSLPASAQIPSTNGRGQVPISWLNHLPQYMHNFQGPVFQQMPPYPNYVFPGMQPPPSYYPGNMQWTSNVEDSSLGLDQEINNHRSHKSAYRNKKKLPHSKVLETSEQDAFTESSDSCSESESDDDLDHGRKTSSKEQPHKKNGKKSSRKVVIRNINYITSMRDGEKGTISEGNSSDEDAVINGDSLKQQVEEAVETLERRHKSASRHHKKQVGVKLPGIVDGSNDPTDQKITNGVTNTSKGQKRNDDWDAFQNLLMRDDTITEPNSVEVQEDYFMTKYSEEGKAFNLEQEKATKKEMVPSDSFVVTERNMGMEEKTHLGNFEVDENVHPAIRKADSTTEGLLFLPRIKVSGNHSHAIQSDCGTESSIIKCQKEGDWFITSQQDKSSNQDESKDLNMFDGVYNALVAAEKNNKDVLADDSFMVQARSLDNEFHLQLRTDMSIVADIVGATQCENGTPEIAHNRPEAIATHEPDDLYMVLDRNSTVEHALASWTPEMDYENNILSTAANKRHSESETASCVDDKLPSNGKGTKGKPDASPESKGKSKLLNGSLGKRNPNIISGSKKPSSGSQSSVPKSKFEKEEEKRKRMEELLLQRQKRIAERSASSGSRAAITKSTAIVNKTAMASTKIEKPKIQTSIQEAKKLQKPVLRNSTIDRLATARIQVSSTQSKSEPPKKSTLKPTGAGANNFPKKTAGAENKKASPNKVKPSEEMEVPKNSNQALSSDSDVQAKDCMNSTAELPVKSSAAQMTPANDALDLKDVKELHGTSSTEKNGENSISHLVSLGDGICSGNSLNVASSVPPDHIPHLDQLESNVDGLSKASSVHIEEKTLSEGPCDHIPDIAIQPMPVSLNKGSIASAENLEANEATNENVPLSPGISEIEISTPPSNDGTVSGTVHSRKKWGSDENSTKPNKGFRRLLLFGRKKAESHS
- the LOC121236692 gene encoding uncharacterized protein LOC121236692 codes for the protein MADVHSLAIDVRQALANLIFAASRYGELPVLHSLRCFFGERYGREFEIANVELHRENMVSSQIKLNLCRNLVADDEKLKLISEIAKEHSHFLGFWDCQQSSNMQCHKINSLSHTEFKPAQRAEVLDLDIFEMYPDNDSGNSNGTPGSSNRVKIDVHVPKVEYKEALSARTSSDGMTATPRMSIVYLDDDLDEKSVNQEHCSMPQIDIARTSLDSWGGNAGSVTDPRTGLANKCSSDKTASPNLQSWPCSERDNVGKNGGKIVKGRHPFRSPNDELRKSRQCCVSHVHPNLPNNEDVVAILTDIDAGYNMGDNNQINSDIILI
- the LOC121237414 gene encoding COP1-interacting protein 7-like isoform X2, which gives rise to MNRIRLQRALETRKAMLRKEQAMAYARALVAGFDLNYIDHLISFADAFGASRLREACINFIDLCKKKNEDRLWVDEIAAMQASSHSELPYLGTSGIMLASEDLDDNQNLMINVHPNSLSGGKQNGSVDASVSDSTASHGSLDVGQDNSLPASAQIPSTNGRGQVPISWLNHLPQYMHNFQGPVFQQMPPYPNYVFPGMQPPPSYYPGNMQWTSNVEDSSLGLDQEINNHRSHKSAYRNKKKLPHSKVLETSEQDAFTESSDSCSESESDDDLDHGRKTSSKEQPHKKNGKKSSRKVVIRNINYITSMRDGEKGTISEGNSSDEDAVINGDSLKQQVEEAVETLERRHKSASRHHKKQVGVKLPGIVDGSNDPTDQKITNGVTNTSKGQKRNDDWDAFQNLLMRDDTITEPNSVEVQEDYFMTKYSEEGKAFNLEQEKATKKEMVPSDSFVVTERNMGMEEKTHLGNFEVDENVHPAIRKADSTTEGLLFLPRIKVSGNHSHAIQSDCGTESSIIKCQKEGDWFITSQQDKSSNQDESKDLNMFDGVYNALVAAEKNNKDVLADDSFMVQARSLDNEFHLQLRTDMSIVADIVGATQCENGTPEIAHNRPEAIATHEPDDLYMVLDRNSTVEHALASWTPEMDYENNILSTAANKRHSESETASCVDDKLPSNGKGTKGKPDASPESKGKSKLLNGSLGKRNPNIISGSKKPSSGSQSSVPKSKFEKEEEKRKRMEELLLQRQKRIAERSASSGSRAAITKSTAIVNKTAMASTKIEKPKIQTSIQEAKKLQKPVLRNSTIDRLATARIQVSSTQSKSEPPKKSTLKPTGAGANNFPKKTAGAENKKASPNKVKPSEEMEVPKNSNQALSSDSDVQAKDCMNSTAELPVKSSAAQMTPANDALDLKDVKELHGTSSTEKNGENSISHLVSLGDGICSGNSLNVASSVPPDHIPHLDQLESNVDGLSKASSVHIEEKTLSEGPCDHIPDIAIQPMPVSLNKGSIASAENLEANEATNENVPLSPGISEIEISTPPSNDGTVSGTVHSRKKWGSDENSTKPNKGFRRLLLFGRKKAESHS